The proteins below are encoded in one region of Hordeum vulgare subsp. vulgare chromosome 3H, MorexV3_pseudomolecules_assembly, whole genome shotgun sequence:
- the LOC123445157 gene encoding LRR receptor-like serine/threonine-protein kinase GSO1 has protein sequence MKHLHLVGLLLLSCTCPLLCAARREAVALVRWKASLDGADRSLGPWSMANSTSLCRWRYITCDSAGHLSELNLGGARLNGTLDELDFSAFPHMEKLTLSRNDLHGTIPAGIGNLTSLVVLRIFDNPSLRGAIPRTIGQLKHLVVLELDGLGLGGSLPGEIGNLTSLENLNLNLVVLTGSIPPTIGMLVKLRVLDLENNNLTGIIPVEIGNMTELQYMHFQDNYLEGSLPGTISRLINLQELGVSGNQLGGHIVLEFGNSSLLNTVDIAKNNFSGMFPPSICVGGALKFLDARYNGFTGIRHRTFRNCTTLRYVDFTANNIVAELRVCFSDHPKWLTTMAFSQNQLYGTLQTDRREDLLCNLTNLSLLDLSNNALHGDLPKCFWDLPNLGLMDLSSNSFSGVIPFSRTCQVKLKYLLLANNHFRGTFRLGLKKCINLTTLDLGGNDFSGTIPSWASMSLPKLNFLRLSSNMFDGIIPHEILQFRRLRVLDLSKNKLTGPVPDDFTNFTAMAQEQESTGITYADPDFSEKRIHIVWKNVNYAYSLRIRAVAGIDLSGNSLSREIPNGLTTLLGLRYLNLSGNHLSGCIPEDIGNLVLLESLDLSENQLSGEIPPSLAALKSISVLNLSSNGLSGRIPTGSQLQVLDDPSIYSNNPGLCGFPLEDCINSSIAAQAETSLDEDRETMWVYCFVAAGFIFGFWLYWGIFMFRSKTWRCAFYQYVDDMQAKVTKKIYSFISRFQADGSK, from the coding sequence ATGAAGCATCTCCATCTTGTAGGCCTCCTCCTACTCTCATGCACTTGTCCCCTACTATGCGCCGCCCGGCGTGAAGCTGTGGCGCTTGTGCGTTGGAAGGCTAGCTTGGATGGTGCCGATCGGTCCCTCGGGCCATGGTCGATGGCCAACTCCACAAGCCTTTGCAGGTGGAGGTACATCACCTGCGACTCGGCCGGGCACCTCTCAGAGCTCAACCTTGGGGGTGCAAGGCTGAATGGCACGCTCGACGAGCTCGACTTCTCCGCCTTTCCCCACATGGAGAAACTCACCCTGTCCCGGAATGATCTGCACGGCACAATTCCGGCAGGGATTGGCAACCTGACGAGCTTGGTCGTGCTGCGGATCTTCGACAACCCGTCTTTGCGGGGCGCCATTCCTCGCACCATTGGCCAGCTGAAGCACCTTGTCGTGCTGGAACTGGATGGTTTGGGGCTTGGTGGCTCACTCCCCGGAGAGATTGGTAACTTGACGAGTTTGGAGAACCTCAATCTCAACTTGGTTGTTTTGACCGGATCAATCCCGCCTACAATTGGGATGCTCGTGAAGCTCCGTGTGCTGGACCTGGAAAACAACAATCTGACAGGGATCATCCCGGTGGAGATCGGAAACATGACGGAGCTGCAGTACATGCACTTTCAAGATAACTATTTGGAAGGGAGCCTACCAGGTACCATCTCTCGTCTGATAAATCTCCAGGAACTGGGTGTTTCAGGAAATCAGCTTGGAGGCCACATCGTCCTGGAGTTTGGGAATAGCAGCCTCCTGAACACGGTTGACATTGCAAAGAACAACTTCTCCGGGATGTTCCCGCCGTCCATTTGCGTGGGAGGAGCACTGAAATTTCTCGATGCCAGGTACAATGGATTTACGGGCATTCGCCATCGGACCTTTCGAAACTGCACAACCCTGCGATACGTGGACTTCACGGCAAACAACATTGTTGCAGAACTAAGGGTATGTTTTAGTGACCATCCAAAATGGCTTACCACCATGGCTTTCAGTCAGAACCAGCTGTACGGCACGCTTCAGACAGATCGGCGTGAGGATTTACTTTGTAACTTAACCAATTTAAGCCTCCTAGACCTATCAAACAATGCCTTACATGGAGATCTTCCCAAGTGTTTCTGGGACTTGCCAAATTTGGGATTAATGGATTTGTCCAGCAACTCTTTCAGTGGTGTCATTCCATTCTCAAGGACATGTCAAGTTAAACTCAAATATCTACTCCTAGCCAATAACCATTTTAGAGGTACCTTCCGTCTTGGTCTTAAGAAATGCATAAACCTTACCACTCTAGATCTTGGAGGCAATGATTTCTCTGGTACAATACCTTCTTGGGCAAGCATGAGTTTGCCCAAACTCAACTTTCTTCGGCTGTCATCAAATATGTTCGATGGTATTATACCTCACGAGATCTTACAATTCCGCCGGCTCCGGGTATTGGACTTGTCAAAAAACAAGCTCACAGGACCTGTACCAGACGATTTCACGAATTTCACTGCCATGGCACAAGAACAGGAAAGCACTGGCATCACATATGCTGACCCTGACTTTTCTGAAAAGCGAATTCATATAGTTTGGAAGAATGTAAACTATGCTTACAGTCTGAGGATAAGAGCCGTGGCAGGTATCGATTTATCTGGTAACTCTCTTTCACGAGAAATCCCAAATGGGCTCACAACCCTTCTTGGACTCAGGTACCTCAACTTATCAGGAAACCATCTGTCAGGTTGTATTCCCGAAGATATTGGCAATCTGGTACTGCTGGAGTCCTTGGATCTTTCTGAGAACCAACTCTCAGGGGAAATTCCGCCAAGCTTGGCAGCTTTGAAGAGCATCAGCGTGCTGAACTTGTCGAGCAATGGTTTGTCAGGGAGGATACCTACAGGCAGTCAGCTGCAGGTACTTGATGATCCGTCGATATACAGTAATAATCCTGGGCTATGCGGGTTCCCGTTGGAAGACTGCATAAACTCCTCGATAGCGGCGCAAGCTGAAACAAGCCTGGATGAAGATAGAGAGACAATGTGGGTGTACTGCTTTGTGGCTGCTGGGTTCATCTTTGGGTTCTGGCTCTACTGGGGCATCTTCATGTTTCGCAGCAAGACATGGAGGTGTGCATTCTATCAGTATGTGGACGACATGCAAGCCAAGGTAACCAAGAAGATATACAGCTTCATCTCACGCTTCCAGGCCGACGGCTCCAAATGA
- the LOC123440656 gene encoding uncharacterized protein LOC123440656 — protein sequence MKAAHTMLLAVALLALASEAAVKADVCTGSLHKTPLPCDEPGCLHICREHVNGDGHACPQCNWTASCNVNGLCQCDVCLPPPSAPIQDQQSD from the exons ATGAAGGCTGCACACACGATGCTCCTTGCGGTCGCCCTCCTCGCGCTGGCATCAG AGGCTGCAGTGAAGGCAGACGTCTGTACAGGGTCACTTCACAAGACGCCGTTACCGTGTGATGAGCCAGGTTGCCTGCACATTTGCCGCGAGCATGTGAATGGAGACGGGCACGCGTGCCCTCAATGCAATTGGACTGCTAGTTGCAACGTTAATGGACTGTGCCAGTGTGATGTCTGcctccctcctccttctgctcctatCCAAGACCAACAGAGCGACTGA